A single region of the Marinobacter salinus genome encodes:
- a CDS encoding glutathione S-transferase family protein, with protein MSLKEHFELMAAYNQWMNEKVYDAAGARFPLRTPAQHGKIPLLELDSGETLSESNAILYYLASGSDLYPHGGLAPGSGMAGSRCGTAEFQAYGLTQKPGPIYFSAGLAAPP; from the coding sequence ATGAGCCTGAAGGAACACTTCGAATTAATGGCCGCATACAATCAGTGGATGAATGAAAAGGTCTACGATGCTGCAGGGGCCCGTTTCCCTCTACGAACACCAGCGCAACATGGCAAAATACCTCTGCTTGAGCTGGATAGCGGCGAAACGCTTTCAGAGTCCAACGCCATTCTATACTACCTTGCATCGGGGTCTGATCTGTACCCTCATGGCGGCCTGGCCCCCGGTTCGGGCATGGCTGGATCGCGTTGCGGCACTGCCGAATTTCAAGCGTATGGTCTAACACAAAAACCGGGACCGATCTATTTTTCTGCGGGCCTGGCAGCGCCCCCATGA
- a CDS encoding class I SAM-dependent DNA methyltransferase — MREKIINETPEIWGEEYSTKSAAVERDYDKFAKTGAYDETFTEWNYVGPETAAAIVRNYVPLSSTIMDAACGSGLTGTALRNLGYKDIHGMDISRSLLKLAEKTGAYSSLRRVDMQVIPLPINDDTYDAVNFIGALTYFETNEVLKELCRIVRAKGHVIFSQRDDIMRKHDYEEQLRELEKIGLWKRIFGTEPMPYLPNHPEYGTKIKVQYFVYEVL; from the coding sequence ATGAGAGAGAAAATCATCAACGAAACGCCCGAAATTTGGGGTGAAGAATATTCAACAAAAAGCGCTGCGGTCGAGCGTGACTATGACAAGTTCGCCAAGACAGGTGCGTACGACGAGACTTTTACTGAGTGGAATTATGTTGGTCCGGAAACCGCTGCAGCCATTGTGAGGAACTATGTGCCACTGTCGAGCACCATCATGGATGCCGCTTGTGGCTCTGGCCTCACAGGAACAGCCCTTAGGAATCTTGGGTATAAAGACATTCATGGTATGGACATCTCCCGCAGCCTGCTCAAGCTTGCGGAGAAGACCGGCGCCTACTCCTCGCTCCGCAGGGTAGATATGCAGGTAATACCCCTTCCAATAAATGACGACACCTATGATGCTGTAAATTTCATTGGTGCGCTTACCTACTTTGAGACCAATGAGGTACTTAAAGAGTTGTGCCGTATTGTAAGAGCAAAGGGCCACGTCATCTTCTCGCAGCGCGATGACATCATGCGTAAACACGACTACGAGGAGCAACTCCGCGAGCTTGAAAAGATAGGGCTTTGGAAACGTATCTTTGGCACAGAGCCTATGCCATACCTGCCGAATCACCCGGAGTATGGCACGAAGATCAAGGTACAGTATTTTGTCTATGAGGTTCTGTAG
- a CDS encoding glutathione S-transferase family protein gives MKIYGDTKSGNCYKVELVCNLLNIDHEWIDVDILAGGTKSDEFLKKNPNGKIPLLELDSGETLSESNAILNYLASGSDLYPHGGLAQAHVLQWQFFEQYSHEPFIAVARFINKYLGLPAEKADEYAAKQTGGHKALQVMEQQLTRTPFLTGENFTTADISLYAYTHVADEGGFDLEAYPAVRAWLDRVAALPNFRKPQNELERTNMTAYVCRFKNL, from the coding sequence ATGAAAATCTACGGCGATACCAAATCAGGCAATTGCTACAAAGTTGAGCTCGTCTGCAACCTGCTGAACATTGACCATGAATGGATTGATGTCGACATCCTCGCCGGCGGCACAAAGTCTGATGAATTTCTGAAAAAGAACCCAAATGGCAAAATACCTCTGCTTGAGCTGGATAGCGGCGAAACGCTTTCAGAGTCCAACGCCATCCTGAACTACCTTGCATCGGGGTCTGATCTGTACCCTCATGGCGGCTTGGCCCAGGCTCACGTTCTGCAATGGCAATTTTTCGAGCAATACAGTCATGAGCCGTTTATCGCTGTCGCACGATTTATCAACAAGTACCTGGGGTTGCCGGCGGAGAAAGCTGATGAATATGCCGCCAAGCAAACGGGTGGGCATAAGGCGTTGCAGGTGATGGAGCAGCAGCTTACACGAACGCCATTTTTGACTGGCGAGAATTTCACCACTGCAGACATCTCACTCTATGCTTACACCCACGTCGCTGATGAGGGTGGCTTCGATCTGGAGGCCTATCCCGCGGTTCGGGCATGGCTGGATCGCGTTGCCGCACTGCCGAATTTCCGAAAGCCTCAAAATGAGCTAGAGAGAACAAACATGACAGCCTACGTATGTAGATTCAAAAACCTATGA
- a CDS encoding NrdJb — MTVKISNKIVGYRVKKADPEATEHQAPVKAETKPVQMNEYIERPDFLLGTTYKIKPPIAEHAMYITINDILLNEGTDHESRQPYEVFINSKSMEHFQWVIALTRVISAVFRKGGDVTFLVEELRSVYDPNGGYFKKGGVFMPSLVAEIGAVIEKHLKAIGLLESEEMSETTKRILAEKRAEFEASHTTATNDEKATDFPPNATMCGKCSTKAVIVMDGCATCLSCGDSKCG, encoded by the coding sequence ATGACAGTTAAAATCAGCAACAAAATCGTCGGCTACCGAGTCAAGAAAGCCGACCCTGAAGCAACCGAACACCAGGCACCGGTGAAGGCGGAAACCAAGCCCGTTCAGATGAACGAATACATCGAACGGCCGGACTTCCTCTTGGGCACCACTTACAAGATCAAGCCGCCGATCGCCGAGCACGCGATGTACATCACCATCAACGACATCCTGCTCAACGAAGGCACCGACCACGAGAGCCGGCAGCCGTACGAAGTGTTCATCAACTCCAAGTCGATGGAACACTTCCAGTGGGTTATCGCCCTCACCCGCGTTATCTCGGCGGTATTCCGCAAGGGTGGCGACGTAACCTTCCTGGTGGAAGAGCTGCGCAGCGTGTATGACCCCAACGGCGGCTACTTCAAGAAAGGCGGGGTGTTCATGCCTTCGCTAGTGGCTGAAATCGGTGCCGTCATCGAGAAGCACCTGAAGGCCATCGGCCTGCTGGAAAGCGAGGAAATGAGCGAAACTACCAAGCGCATCCTCGCCGAAAAACGCGCCGAATTCGAAGCCAGCCACACCACGGCCACGAACGACGAAAAGGCCACTGACTTCCCGCCGAACGCCACCATGTGCGGCAAATGCAGCACCAAGGCGGTGATTGTGATGGACGGTTGTGCGACCTGTCTCTCCTGCGGCGATAGCAAATGCGGTTGA
- a CDS encoding ZIP family metal transporter has translation MAFGGGALLSAVALVLVPYGIAKLDPLIASTCLLVGRHIFMMLDIYLLKRMTPASQLVAMLLDFIPESIAPGTAFAIGSTDALLLAVLITLQNIPEGFNTYRELNSSHNFGRKKIMTIFFLIAFLGPVSGASSYHWLQDQAIAIAVILLIASGGILYFKISPQE, from the coding sequence ATGGCATTTGGTGGCGGTGCTCTACTGTCTGCTGTTGCGCTCGTATTAGTTCCTTATGGCATTGCCAAACTCGATCCGTTGATAGCGTCTACCTGCCTCCTGGTTGGCCGGCACATTTTCATGATGCTTGATATTTATCTTCTGAAACGCATGACGCCGGCCAGTCAACTCGTGGCGATGCTCCTTGATTTCATCCCTGAATCGATTGCGCCTGGAACTGCATTTGCAATCGGAAGTACAGATGCGCTGTTGCTTGCGGTGCTAATCACATTACAAAACATTCCAGAGGGGTTTAACACATATCGCGAGTTGAATAGCTCTCATAATTTCGGCCGGAAGAAAATCATGACCATTTTCTTTTTGATAGCCTTTCTGGGCCCTGTTTCAGGAGCATCCAGTTACCACTGGCTACAAGACCAAGCTATTGCCATTGCTGTTATTTTGCTTATAGCTTCTGGAGGCATTCTGTATTTCAAGATATCGCCCCAGGAGTAA
- a CDS encoding type II CAAX prenyl endopeptidase Rce1 family protein translates to MIPEKPAKYLGNNLGQSFLASPFQAPLKAWTLVPVFVIIAISVGFGAGLFQFGWLDSPITPVLPIVLFVFPSLLEEAFFRGVLIPRNILASGHVKAARSVAISTLVFIVWHPFNALAFNSTAISLFLNPWFLVIVCAMGITCGYAYVLSRSIWVPVIIHWAAVTVWVLFLGGRNLVLEL, encoded by the coding sequence ATGATTCCAGAAAAGCCTGCAAAGTACCTCGGCAACAACCTCGGCCAGAGTTTTCTGGCCTCCCCTTTTCAGGCCCCGTTGAAGGCCTGGACACTGGTGCCAGTGTTCGTAATTATAGCGATATCCGTAGGTTTCGGCGCCGGTTTATTTCAATTCGGGTGGCTGGATTCGCCAATCACTCCCGTGCTACCCATCGTATTGTTTGTGTTCCCGTCGCTGCTCGAAGAAGCTTTTTTCAGGGGCGTACTGATACCGCGAAACATATTGGCGTCCGGGCACGTAAAGGCTGCCCGGAGTGTGGCAATTAGTACACTGGTATTCATTGTGTGGCATCCGTTCAATGCTCTGGCGTTTAACTCCACGGCTATTTCTCTTTTCCTGAATCCGTGGTTTCTGGTTATCGTGTGCGCTATGGGGATTACCTGTGGCTACGCTTATGTTCTTTCCCGGTCTATCTGGGTTCCAGTGATCATTCACTGGGCGGCGGTAACGGTTTGGGTGCTTTTTCTTGGCGGCAGAAATCTTGTGCTGGAGTTGTAA
- the chaB gene encoding putative cation transport regulator ChaB: MPYRNNSELPDSVRNNLPAHAQEIYRKAFNSAWDEYSDPEDRRGDSGREETAHKVAWAAVKKEYHKEGEKWVKDKTDK; this comes from the coding sequence ATGCCATACCGTAACAATTCCGAATTACCAGACAGTGTACGCAACAATTTGCCCGCGCATGCCCAAGAGATTTATCGCAAAGCGTTCAATTCCGCCTGGGATGAATACAGCGATCCTGAAGATCGTCGTGGCGACTCAGGCCGGGAAGAAACCGCCCATAAGGTGGCCTGGGCGGCGGTCAAAAAGGAATATCACAAGGAAGGTGAAAAGTGGGTGAAGGATAAAACTGACAAATAA